In Lycium ferocissimum isolate CSIRO_LF1 chromosome 11, AGI_CSIRO_Lferr_CH_V1, whole genome shotgun sequence, a single genomic region encodes these proteins:
- the LOC132037366 gene encoding cysteine proteinase 3, producing the protein MSRFSLLLVLLAGLFAAALSGPATLSDENPIRQVVSDSFNELENGILRVVGQTRHALSFARFATRHRKRYESVEEIKQRFQIFSDNLKMIRSHNKKGLSYKLGVNEFTDLTWDEFRRDKLGAAQNCSATTKGNLKLTNDVLPETKDWREAGIVSPVKNQGKCGSCWTFSTTGALEAAYAQAFGKGISLSEQQLVDCAGAFNNFGCNGGLPSQAFEYIKFNGGLDTEEAYPYTGKNGLCKFSQANVGVRVIDSVNITLGAEDELKYAVALVRPVSIAFEVIKGFKQYKSGVYTSTECGNTPMDVNHAVLAVGYGVEDGVPYWLIKNSWGADWGDNGYFKMEMGKNMCGIATCASYPVVA; encoded by the exons ATGTCACGCTTCTCACTCCTATTAGTTCTCTTAGCCGGCCTTTTCGCCGCCGCTCTCTCCGGACCGGCTACCTTGTCCGATGAGAATCCGATCAGACAAGTCGTTTCCGACAGTTTCAATGAACTGGAGAACGGAATTCTCCGAGTCGTCGGCCAGACTCGCCATGCTCTTTCCTTTGCCCGCTTTGCTACCAG GCATAGAAAGAGGTACGAGTCCGTTGAAGAGATCAAGCAAAGGTTCCAGATATTTTCGGACAATCTTAAGATGATTCGATCGCATAACAAGAAAGGACTATCATACAAACTCGGTGTCAATG AGTTTACCGACCTAACATGGGATGAGTTTCGAAGAGACAAGTTGGGGGCAGCTCAAAACTGTTCTGCTACCACAAAGGGCAATCTCAAGCTCACTAACGACGTTCTGCCAGAAACG AAAGACTGGAGGGAAGCTGGTATTGTCAGCCCTGTCAAGAATCAGGGCAAGTGCGGATCTTGCTGGACATTCAG CACTACTGGCGCACTAGAGGCAGCATATGCCCAAGCATTTGGGAAGGGAATCTCTCTATCAGAGCAGCAGCTTGTGGACTGTGCTGGTGCTTTTAATAACTTTGGATGCAATGGTGGGCTGCCATCACAAGCCTTTGAGTACATTAAATTCAATGGTGGTCTTGACACTGAAGAAGCATATCCATACACCGGCAAGAATGGCTTATGTAAATTCTCACAAGCAAATGTTGGTGTCAGAGTTATCGATTCTGTCAATATTACCCTG GGTGCTGAAGATGAATTGAAATACGCGGTTGCATTGGTTAGGCCTGTTAGTATTGCTTTTGAGGTGATAAAAGGTTTCAAACAGTACAAGAGCGGAGTTTACACCAGCACTGAATGCGGCAACACTCCCATG GATGTAAACCATGCCGTTCTTGCAGTGGGATATGGTGTCGAAGATGGTGTACCTTATTGGCTCATCAAGAATTCATGGGGAGCAGATTGGGGTGACAATGGATACTTCAAAATGGAGATGGGAAAGAACATGTGTGGTATTGCAACTTGCGCATCCTATCCTGTCGTTGCCTGA